A stretch of Cucumis sativus cultivar 9930 chromosome 2, Cucumber_9930_V3, whole genome shotgun sequence DNA encodes these proteins:
- the LOC101222793 gene encoding light-inducible protein CPRF2, whose translation MDRMFSVGEISDQYWSSELAVATPSSRPPPPSDQASKMNRSASEWAFQRFLQEASETSPHSSAADHGEGEVIEIKDSSFDQLQKLNTNHDSLSNCNNTSISSNAVPPNIPIDSEEYQAFLKSKLHLACAAVAMKRGSFRMTPASSTSADCGSQASNTSGIQAPKASNVGAGNNSSRSPDKDINGAAGVTSSSVVPKISEVRARPVTSGSSRDLSDDEEIEGETEINESKDPADVKRVRRMLSNRESARRSRRRKQAHLTELETQVAQLRLENSTLLKRLADISQKYNEANVDNRVLKANIETLRAKVKMAEETVKRVTGNPMFHAMSEISSIGISSLDGSQSDTSTDAAVPLHDDPCRHLYQSTPNNPVGPHDIVVNNRLPNISQVSNGHQNSPSHVPPTMSGNKTGRSESLQRVASLEHLQKRICGAKTNAEQ comes from the exons atggatAGGATGTTTTCAGTGGGTGAAATTTCTGACCAATACTGGTCATCGGAACTCGCCGTCGCTACTCCGTCGTCACGGCCGCCGCCACCGTCTGACCAAGCCTCCAAGATGAACCGTAGCGCATCGGAGTGGGCCTTTCAACGCTTCCTTCAAGAAGCCTCTGAAACTTCTCCTCATTCTTCTGCTGCTGACCATGGGGAAGGGGAAGTCATCGAGATCAAGGACTCTTCCTTTGATCAATTGCAGAAACTTAATACTAACCATGATTCTCTTAGTAATTGTAATAACACCAGCATTTCTTCCAATGCTGTGCCGCCGAATATTCCGATCGATTCGGAGGAATATCAGGCTTTCCTTAAGAGCAAGCTTCATTTGGCTTGTGCTGCTGTTGCTATGAAGAGG GGATCCTTCAGAATGACTCCTGCTTCGTCCACCTCTGCTGACTGTGGATCACAAGCATCTAATACGTCGGGAATTCAAGCTCCTAAAG CTTCTAATGTAGGAGCTGGGAATAATTCATCAAGGTCACCGGATAAGGATATAAATGGAGCCGCTGGAGTTACTTCCTCATCCGTGGTGCCAAAAATATCTGAGGTTCGAGCTCGGCCTGTTACTAGTGGATCATCAAGAGATCTGTCGGATGATGAGGAGATTGAGGGGGAAACtgaaataaatgaaagcaAGGACCCAGCCGATGTGAAACGTGTAAGGAG AATGCTATCAAACAGAGAATCAGCTCGACGATCAAGGAGAAGAAAGCAAGCACATTTAACTGAGCTCGAGACGCAG GTTGCCCAATTAAGACTGGAAAATTCTACCTTGTTGAAGCGCCTTGCCGATATAAGCCAAAAGTACAATGAAGCCAATGTTGATAACCGAGTTCTAAAAGCTAACATTGAGACATTAAGAGCAAAG GTAAAGATGGCTGAAGAAACTGTCAAGCGAGTTACCGGTAACCCAATGTTCCATGCCATGTCTGAGATCTCCTCCATTGGCATCTCTTCACTCGATGGTAGTCAGTCCGACACATCAACAGATGCTGCTGTTCCTTTGCATGATGATCCATGTCGTCATCTGTATCAATCAACACCTAACAACCCTGTTGGGCCACATGACATAGTAGTCAACAACAGATTGCCTAACATTTCACAGGTGAGCAACGGGCACCAGAATTCTCCATCTCATGTACCGCCAACCATGTCGGGGAACAAGACCGGAAGATCAGAGTCTCTGCAGAGAGTGGCTAGCTTGGAGCATTTGCAAAAACGGATCTGTGGAGCGAAAACAAATGCAGAGCAGTAG